ACGCACTTCTATCAGAAAAATCACAGATCATAAACAGATAAACTgctgacttcaaaaatgaatcttTTCTTGGATGCAGGCACCAAACAGCTGCATCCCACACATTATTATTACAGGACATAAATTTCGATCATGCAGCAGACTCCTTGGCGATCTTCTCAGCCTTGGCGATGACTTCCTCAATGCCTCCAACCATGTAAAATGACTGCTCGGGTAAATCATCATATTTTCCATCCAAAACACCCTGCCAATTATAATATGATCAAACATcaacaaaagaaataaaaaactgCATGCAATACTTCTAATTTGTATGTGTACATGCGATGAATATATTATGTTAATTGTCCGTGTACCCTTTTTTAAACTAAAAAGTGTTTTGATAGTTTGGAAAATGTCTGTTTAATTctctttttctctcctctttcttcGCATGTCTCTTATCTTTATTGAACAGTGATATAATAAGCTGTGGTATAAAATATGTCCGTATGGAATTTCACGGAACTCAAGTGACTACTACGCAACAATAGACATGGGCAGCAAGTGGTGTTCAAGGTATATGCTCTCCACCAGCACAGGGCTGATGTGGACAGCGGCGTCCTCCTGCTGCTGTTACTATTTGCCCAAATCAGTAGTTATCATATGACTGATCAGCCAAAATTGAACAAGATAGCCACCACTTATGAACTTATATCTTTTCACCAATTCTTATTTTTTTCCCAACAGAAAATTCACATTAAAAATAACTAGAAATCACTTTATGTTCATAAGTTTAAGACTGTTAGCCATTATATCATCTTTTATATCAAGTATCCTAACACATAATTTTCACAAAATAAGATCAGATCATGTGTCCAATGTTTTCAAGAGAAAGATATGCCTGACCTGAAAGCTGTTCACACTCTCTTTCAATTCCACATATTTTCCAGGTGCACCAGTGAACACTTCAGCAACATGGAAAGGCTGGCTCAGGAACCGCTGGATCTTTCGAGCACGAGCTACAGTCAACTTATCATCTTCGCTGAGCTCATCCATTCCAAGAATTGCAATAATATCTTGGAGATTCTTGTAGTTTTGAAGAACCTTTTGAACACCACGAGCAGTGTTGTAGTGTTCCTCCCCTAACACATGTGGTGAAAGCATCCTTGATGTAGAATCAAGAGGATCAACAGCAGGGTAGATACCAAGCTCAGAAATCTAATTAGAAACAGAGATGTCAGGACAATAACATTTGGATTTCTGAAAAATGTAAACTCCCTCAAAGTATAGGAGACAACTATATGGACAAACCTGTCGTGACAACACAGTTGTAGCATCAAGATGGGCAAAGGTGGTTgctggagcaggatctgtcaagTCATCAGCAGGCACATAAATAGCTTGCACTGAGGTGATGGAACCTTTCTTTGTTGTTGTGATACGCTCTTGCAGCCCTCCAAGATCAGTAGCAAGAGTTGGTTGATAACCGACAGCAGATGGAATACGACCAAGTAACGCAGACACTTCTGAGTTTGCCTAAGTAATTAAAGATACATGAAAAACGACTCAGCTAATAAACAGTTCTCCTACAACCAAATAAAGCATTTCATTCATGTTCTGACAAACTTACTTGAGTGAACCGGAAAATGTTGTCAATAAATAGAAGCACATCTTGTCCTTCAGCATCTCGGAAGTGCTCAGCAACTGTCAGCCCGGTCAAGCCAACACGTGCACGAGCACCAGGAGGCTCATTCATTTGGCCATAAACAAGAGCACATTTGCTCTCATCCTGAGGTAGAAAGCCATTAATTCACAACCACATGTTTGAGGAATGGCAAAAATAACTAAAGATAATATTTAcatcagaaaacaaaaaaaattttcaagcatgGACCTGTTTGTCCCCAAGCTTGATGACACCACTCTCAATCATTTCCCTGTATAAGTCATTACCCTCACGAGTTCGCTCACCCACACCAGCAAAGACAGAAAAACCACCTACAGATAAAAATtaacaatttaattttaaaaaaagtaCATAGTTAAATCAATGAGTTTTCAATAGATCTAACCATGAGCCTTTGCAACATTATTGATCAGTTCCATGATAAGTACAGTCTTCCCCACACCAGCACCACCAAACAGCCCGATCTTTCCACCCCTCTGATAAGGTGCCAGGAGATCTACGACCTGGTGTTTTCAGAAGAACATATATTGGAATCCACTGTCTGCACCAAAAATTAGAATTGGATTGAAAAGAAAGGCAACGAATCACCTTAATTCCAGTAACAAGAATCTGCTGTTCTGTTGCCTGTTCAACAAAAGCTGGTGCTTCACGATGGATGGGAAGGAAGTGGTTGGTATCTATTAACAGAAGAAATAATTAAGCATCACACTCCAATAGAATTTGAAAACATTATAGATTCAGAATGTAATCAACTATAGCAAACTGAGCAATCTTACTTATTTCACCCTTCTCATCAATTGGTTCTccaataacattcatgatgcGACCAAGAGTCGCCCTGCCAACAGGAACCTAACGTTTCAACCAAACACAAGAAGAGTAAGTCAATAATGACATCAGACTAATCAAGATTACATATTTGTCAAATAACAATCATTATGTTATCGGTACTGATTCTACAACCAAATTTGAAGCAATAGACTGTCAGCCAGGGTAACATCTTTGGGACAAACCACCTAACAACAAATAGTCGTTTCctctctgtatatatatacacgtatatacATCTGCACCAAGTATaacgaaaaaggaaaaaaataaaagaaatattttttcaggATACTATATTCCAAATGTGACCATTGAAGGAGAAATCCAGATTCATAGTTACATAAAAAGAAAATAGTGCAAATAATAGAACTAAAGAAGATGGACACAGTGAGAGACAGTGTAACATCTTAACAAGAAAAGGACGACGTCATAAACATACATCATTTCCTACAATTCATCTCCGTATAAGAAGCATAGCACTTTTCGAAACATTACCATCAAATTCCTCCATCATCAACAAGCATCGAACAGAACTGAAAGATACTTTCACAAGGCATTGTTGGCTAAGAGGACGTTTCAAGCAAAAAGACAAGCAATAGCGGAGAGGGCATACGGTGATGGGAGATCCGGTGTTGAGAACCCTCTGACCGCGGACAAGCCCCTCGGTGCCATCCATGGCGATGGTCCGCACCATGTTCTCGCCTAAATGCTGCGCGACCTCAAGGACCAGCCGGATCTGGTTATCGAGGACCTCCAGCGCCGTCAGGATCGGCGGCAGGCCCTCGTTGAACCTCACATCGACGACCGCCCCGATCACCTGGCAGACCTTCCCGATCGCACCGGCGCCAGTGAACTCGTCTGTGATCTTGCCGCTGGGCCCAGGAGGGGTCTTGGCCGGGGGAGGAGTAGGCTGCGGGGCCGCCGCGGAGGTGGCGTATTCGACAGCGCGGGAGAGGAGGTAGCCAGCGGGGGAGGGGCGCGGGGCGGCCCTAGGGGTGGGGCAGGCGGCGGCTGAGGGCCTGGGGGCTGGTGAGCGGCGGGCGGAGGAGCGGAGCAGGGAGGACAGGAGGCGGCGTGAGGCCATGGTGGCAAACGGGAGAGGAGGCGACTAGAGAGCGAGAGAGGGAGGCGGCTCTCACGTCCTTCTTTTCCCCATTTTTAGGGCTAAAAAGTTGGGCTCGGAGAAACAGCGTGGACGTCAAGCGTGTCCGAAGTGGAATTAAGGGTGAGTTTGGAGTCCGATCGAATCGGGCCTCTTGTGGACTTTTTGGGCCCTAACTTATGCAGAAGGAACCAATTGAGTGGGCCCCAAATGGAGATCGTTTCTGTGGGTCCCCCAATCGCCTATCCTTGCAACAGCTAATTTAAGTtttagaaaaaagaaaacttttaaatacctaatttctttttttattattctaatgATTACTATACTCTTTCTTTCTCCCCCAATCCTCTTTttctagtaatttttttattcttttctttttttgccttTTCATGGATGATCGAACACCACAATGCttagaaaaataatttctttatgaAGTAGATTTAATATTAGAATTCACGTCCTGCATATGTAATAATATTATTCTGTCGCAATCAAGATAGATGCATAAAACAATTCCTACATGAACCATTTTATCTTCTCTCAAGTAATTCCTCTTTTTCTACTAAAATTTGGAGCATTTGATGGTGACAATTATAAGAAACTGTCAACAGCAaacaaatcaaaatgatcatctctCTCTTGATGATTATAAGAAACATTAATGTATATTTTGGCAACCATCAAGTATCTCACAAGCATTGACAAGTGAATTAAATCAgctccagaatatgagaaattggagatatatatatctaataaaagaaataatatgtaCACATGTAACAATAAATTCTTAAATCACGTTTAAGCTCAATTCCAATTTGAAATTGACTTGATGTCAAgtggcatatttctgatgaactgCACACCATCAGGAACTGGCCTTCCTGAAGAACACTacttgttgcactaattcactggAGTGTTTGAGATGAAGACGTCTTTGAAAactcttgtgaaagattatgctaTCTGAGAAGAGACAACAGAGGCATACTTTGCATATTAGTCTTTGAAATCCTTGATAGTTTTGCAGGATCAGAATAGATTATTGTCCAACTTTTATCTGAACAAATATGGAACAGTAAATATACACTGAACGGGTAGCATTGGACGCAGAGAAGACGTACCTCATGTTTTGATTCACATATGGTTCATAATTCATTTTGTGAAGGGAAATCATGCACAAGATGATCGAACTAGTGACCTATTAATTTGACCATCCATGCGCTTCGATTCACATATGGTTCATAATTCATTATGTGAGGGAAAATCATGCACAAGATGATCGAACTAGCGACCTATTAATTTGACCATCCACGCGCCGCCTAAATAGAGACCCAACAGAGGACCTGCCAAGAGTATCTGTGTCAAGGGATCAGTTGAGGGTGTAAGCACAGCAGCCGCAACAACAGCACCGACCACAACATATCTCCAGATAGATAACATCTGGTCCCCGGACACCAAGCCAACCTGTCCTAGTAAAAGCTGTATAACTGGAACCTGAAAACACAAGGTTGTTAGAGGATGTGAATGGAAGCTGTCACAATCTTTCTTTTCCGAGACCAACTCATGATGATACTTCAGCACAAAGAGTGCTTATTCAGATGATCCTCATGAGAGTACCAAGCTCATATATGATGAACAATGTTCAAAAATCAAAGTAATATTTAGGCTGCTGAGAA
This genomic stretch from Musa acuminata AAA Group cultivar baxijiao chromosome BXJ3-9, Cavendish_Baxijiao_AAA, whole genome shotgun sequence harbors:
- the LOC135648681 gene encoding ATP synthase subunit beta, mitochondrial-like, yielding MASRRLLSSLLRSSARRSPAPRPSAAACPTPRAAPRPSPAGYLLSRAVEYATSAAAPQPTPPPAKTPPGPSGKITDEFTGAGAIGKVCQVIGAVVDVRFNEGLPPILTALEVLDNQIRLVLEVAQHLGENMVRTIAMDGTEGLVRGQRVLNTGSPITVPVGRATLGRIMNVIGEPIDEKGEINTNHFLPIHREAPAFVEQATEQQILVTGIKVVDLLAPYQRGGKIGLFGGAGVGKTVLIMELINNVAKAHGGFSVFAGVGERTREGNDLYREMIESGVIKLGDKQDESKCALVYGQMNEPPGARARVGLTGLTVAEHFRDAEGQDVLLFIDNIFRFTQANSEVSALLGRIPSAVGYQPTLATDLGGLQERITTTKKGSITSVQAIYVPADDLTDPAPATTFAHLDATTVLSRQISELGIYPAVDPLDSTSRMLSPHVLGEEHYNTARGVQKVLQNYKNLQDIIAILGMDELSEDDKLTVARARKIQRFLSQPFHVAEVFTGAPGKYVELKESVNSFQGVLDGKYDDLPEQSFYMVGGIEEVIAKAEKIAKESAA